ATGGTTGATTGTTTTCTTTTTTCCATCCAATGCATCTTTCACGACTTCCCAATTGTTGATCCCCGATTGCCGGGGTTTTCCGGTATAGCAAAGTACGAATCGTTGCGTCATTTCATCAAGAGGCCTGGGTATGCGTTTGAACTCTACCCCTAAAACCCCTGGCCTGACTGCAAGCGCCCCTCCGTAAAGGGCCGGAAAATAATCCTGCCAGCCCGCGGGCGCGGAAATGACCTGGGTTTCAATGTTTCTGGCAATTTCAATCAACTGGCTTTTCAGATAGCGGTGTCCAACTAAGGTATTTAGGGCTCCGTGCAGGGCGATGTTTAACGCAGAAGAACCTCCAATCCCCGATCCGGCGGGAGCCTGGCAGTCCGTGGTTATCTCTAATCCCATTTTTGGGGAATAAAATTTTACGGTCTTCAGGATGAGGTCCAGAGCATGCCCTTCGGGGATGGCGTTTACGGAGGGAAAATCACCCTTTAAATTCAAATCCTTTGATTGGACAACAATCCGCTTATCCCGGCGGGGTTTGATTTCAACGGTCGCGTAAAGGTTAATGGCGGCGTTGACGGTGGGAGGATTCCCAAAGAAAAGATGAAGGGGCCAGATATCCAGAGTGCCCCCGGCAAGATCGATTCTGGTGGGAGCCGAACTTCTTATCATGGATTTGAATTTTGCAAATGGGAAAAGGGTGTAGGAAGCTCCGGCTCTCGAAACTCCCTATTAATCACTATAATCAAACCGAATTACAGTTCCTCGGATTTGGACTTTCCATTATTAGCTTCGATTTCCTGAATTTTATCCGATAGCTTTTTCACCAAAACCTCATAGGAGTCTTTGCGGATAATTTTGGCGAACTGGGAGCGGTAATTGCGGATCATGCTCACCCCTTCAATGACAAAGTCATACACCATCCATTCGCCATCATTCCTGATTAATTTATAATCGACGTTAATAGTACCGTCTTTCCGGACAATTTCCGTCTTCACCAGCGCGTAATCGCCTTTAATGACTTCATCGACATAGTTGATTTTTTCATCGCTGTAGGATTCAATTTTGCTGGCATAGGAATTTTCCAGGAGCCGCTTGAATAAATCCTGAAATTCTTTTTGTTCCTGTGGCGTCCTGCTCTTCCAATCTTCTGCCAACGACCGCATGACCATCTGATTAAAGTTAAAACGCTTGCCGATGGCCTCGCGGATTTTTTGCCTGCGTATTGATACCTGGGTTTTCAGACTCTCATTGGTCACAATATTAATGACTTCATCAATGGTGGTCCTTACACTTTTGGTAATCTCGGAAGCAAACACGGACTGGGAAAAAAACAACAACATTACTATGCAACCAATTGCTGTAAAACCAATCTTAAAGTGTCCTTTTACCATGGAGATTTTCCTTTTCAAAAATAGTTTTAAATTGAAGAACCACAACTTAGCAAATATATTCTCACGGATCAAGCTTTCCCAGCCAATGTCACATAAAGCGCTTTGACTGTTGCTCACCTGATTTTCTTTCTTAATCCCAGCTTAACAAAAAAGCAGTTCACACCTTATCTTTTATTAGGCCAGTTATTCTCTGTCAAAGCTTCATGAAAAAGCAGGATAACAGTTCATTAAACACTCTCTGTCAGGCCACCTTTAACTCAGGACCCAGAGGTTTGAACATAACGATTAATAATGGCAACAATATCAAGTCTCCCAGCAAAGCCAGAACCATTGCCAACCCGGTCAGCAAACCGAAATTTATAGTGGGAATGAAGTTCGACAGGGTCAGAATGGAAAAACCAACCGTTATCGTGATGGATGTGTAATACATGGCTCTGCCAATGCTTCCATGACAGCGAAGAACCCCGTCAACGTATTTCGGATCCGCGGCGAACTCGCTTTGAAACCTGTGGATGTAGTGAATGGTGTCGTCGACGGCGATGCCGATGGTGATGGAGGCGATGGTGATGGTCATCATATCCAGCGGAATGTCCAACCATCCCATCAACCCTAAGACCACCAACGATGAAAAGATGTTTGGGATCATCGCCAACAGCGCCAGGTAAAAACGGCGAAACAAAATGAAAAACATAAAAAGGATCGCCAAAAACACCAATCCCAGAGTCAGGATCTGTGACCGGTAAAGGCTTTGAAGCATGTTGTTGTATAGCACGGTCATTCCGGTGAAACGAATTCTTTCCTCAGAAATTTTCATTTCATCAACCAGAAACTGTTTTATCTTTGCAATCAATTCGGTCCGGTTGAGTTTAGGATCGGTTTCTTCAATACGCAGGCTGACACGAATCTGGTTGGCGTCTGCGGATAAATACGGATCTAGAAAGCTTTTTTTAGGCTCCTCAGGAAAAAGCTTGCGGTATAGCGTCAGGTCGTAATCATCCGGAACCTTGTCGCCGCTCAGAGACCGAACCACCTTCAAGGTTGTGGCAATGGAAAGGACTTTCCCGATCGCCGGAAGGGCTTCCAGATAGTCGTGTATTTTTTCGACCTCAAGCAGTTTGTCCGGGTGAAACCAGTAGTTTTCCTCCACCTCATCTTCCAATTCCCGGAAGGGGTCATCAAAGGTATCTTTCTTACCCTTTTGCTGTTCCAGCTCCTTTAGATACACAAAAAAATCCTGGTCCGCCTCGATGATGATGTCCAGAGGCGTGGTGCCTCCAAGCTTTGTATCGATGACGCTCAACCCCTGGTAAATTTCGGTACTGGTTTTAAAATAGTCAATGAACCGGTTGTCTACACGCAGCTTGAAAATTCCCATAACACAAATCAAGATGAGGACGGTTGTAAGAACAAGAATTTTGTTTTTATGACCGAGAGAGAACATCGCAACGGCATGGGTCAGATGCTTGGTGGCATCGTGGTTCGATACCGATCCCTTGGGGCTCATCAAGCTCAGGAACGAAGGAAAAATGATAAACGCCAGGACAAACCCCAGGGAAATACCCATGGTCATGATCCAGCCAAAATCGATCACGGGCCGGATGCCACTGATCACCAGGGAGGTAAAAGCCACCACAGTCGTGATCGAGGTATAAAAACAGGGTTGGAACATGAGCCGAAGGGTCTCGCGAACCAGGCTGTACTGATCCAGCCCTGGATTCTCGGCGTACAATTCTCCGTACCGGACGATCAGGTGAATCGTCAAGGAGAGGGTGATGATGATCACTATGGAAATAAAGTTGGAAGAAATGACAGTTATCCGCCAGTCCAGCCAACCCAAAGTTCCTACCACCAGCCAAACGGCAGCCGCACAGCAAAGCAAAGGCAGGGTCACCCAGCGTTTACTTCTAAAAAAGAGCCACATCACGAGGATCATGAGCAATAAGACACCGATGCCGAATACGGAAATATCGTTGGCAATGAAACTCATCATATCCGAGGTGATCATGGTCACGCCGCCCAGGAAAATTTTCGCCCGGTCGCGGTATTTGTCCAGGATGGCTCGCACCTGGGCAATTTCCAGATCCTGAAGATCATTTAACTCGGCAAGATATTGTTTAAATTCCAGCGAAACCTGTTTCAGAGTTTTTTCTTCTTCAGCGGTGAGATGCCCCGGGTTGCGTTTTTTTTCCCTGAGGTCGTTTCTCTTTTCGAGAAGGGAAAAGTATTTTTCATCGCGCTTGTATTTGGCGAGAATGGCCGTGGTTTTACCGTCTTCACTGGCAAGGAGTTTTCGATAGATCGGGCTTTCCGTAAACTCCTTCAGGGCCAACTCTTTATCGACACCGGGAGTTTCGATAGTCCGGGTGCTTTCGCCCAACTCGGAAATTCGGACCTTGGGGCTTTCGAGCAAAGGCACGGTTAAAATACTGACCACTGAATCCATTCTTGCAAGTTCAGAGAGGTCTTTTTTCAATCCCCTAAGACCCTCAAGGGATCTTTCAGAGAGTAAGTCGTCTAAAGGGGTATAAGTGATGACAAGGAAGTCGTCGCTTCCATAAATTTTGTTGGTGGCCCGGAAATAGCGAAGATCGTCATCGTTTTCCAGCACCAGAGAATCCGCGGAAGCATCCAGTTTGAAATCACGCGCATGGAGGCCAAAAACAATCATCAACAGGGCAATAACCACAAGCCAGGTTCGAGGATTGCTCAATACCACCTTTTCATAGATGCGAAATAGCCGTGAGCCCATGGGTCAAAGGGAGGAGTATGTTTTAAAAAGGCACATAACGGGTCACCAATGTCATGCAAACAAAAAACGGGAATTCAGATTGAAAAATTCGACCTCGTCGGATCCCTTAATCCGCTCGAATCTGTCACACGGGGAGGCCGGATATGAACGAGGGACAAAGAGATACTCAAGGGAAGCTATTTGCTCTACAAAATGCGGAATATCAACGGAAAGTTGATGGCAACAAAATTTGCCGGGCAGATAAAACCATAAATTCGCCACATTATCACCTTCCTGCCGACCCTTCTGAAAATCCCTCAAAAACCCATAAACGCAAGGATCTCAGCCCAAAAAAACACAAAAAACCAAAGCGAACGGAAACTACCATGATTTGCCAGTTTGGTCAACAGATATTGCCCAAACCCAAAAATCATAAATTATTGATTTATTTAATTTAACTTAATTAAAGTCTGCAAGCCAATTTCCAAAGACTGCAAACAGACACAATGCAACCTGGTATTATCTCCCGCTTAAATTTCATTGCGATTTCTTTTTAACAATCCCCTTGGAAATACCACCCGTTTAGGTGTAATATATAAAACATCAATAAGTTACAGGTTCTAAAAACCCATGCATAATTTCCCCAAACGTGTATTGACGGTGATGATCTGTTGCCTGGTTCTGGTGAGTTGCGCATCACCTCAGGTTCAGGTGAGCAAATATTTTGAAAATAAAACCGCTTCTCCGAAAACGGTGGCTATCCTTCCTTTCACCATGGAAAAAAATGTCAATGAAGAGGAGTCTCCAAACGTCATTTTCCGGGATGTGTTTTTTAACAACTTCAGCTTTCTGGGATACAACGACATGCCACTGGATGAAGTGGACCAGAAACTTCACCATGCGGGAGTCCCGATAGAAGACGCGGCAAAATTAAGGCATCACGAACTTAAAAGGATCCTGGGAGTCGATGCGGTGATTCGCGGCCACCTGCTGGAAGTCAACAACTTCACAGCCGGTTTTCATGCCGAAACATTGATACACGCCAAACTGGAAATGCTGGATCTCAAAACCGGGAACTCCCTGTGGGAAGTCGATCACACGGAAAGATCCTACTCCGGAATCGCCAGCCCCACCATTGTCGACATCATTCAGGAGCAGGTGGCAAACGCTAAAGTCAAACAGGCGTATTATAAGAACGCTGAAATGTTTTGCCAGCAGATTCTTTCGCAGATCCCCGACCCCGCCGCGGATCGGGTTGGGGAAGTGAAACTACCGATGATCTCCAGCATAGAAACAAATGTCAAAGCCGACCAGAAACTGAAAATTTCCGACAGTATTTACGTGAGTATGCGCGGACAAGCGGGTTTACAGGCAACTTTCGACATTGGTAGCTGGCGCACCAGTATCCCCATGCAAGAGATATCACCGGGCCTTTATACGGGAACCTATGTGGTTAAGAACGGAGACCAGGTATTGAGTGCATTTATTATTGGTACCTTGAAGGACCCAAAAGGACTCGCCAGTAAAAAGTATTACAAAACTGCCCTTGCAACCATTGGAAAGTCAGAGAAATGAAACCAAGAAAATTCAACATGAAACAATCTTCATGGGCTGTAAGAGGGTTAATTCTGGCAATCCTGGGGTTCAGCTTGTCCGCCTGTACCACCGATCTGCAAACCAAGGTGTCCGGCAACCTCAATCTACTTTCTCATAAGCAAACCATAGCCATATTACCCATGGAAGTGGTGGATAAATCGCAACGGGAAGCGGCCAACATGTTCCGGCGCACCCTTTATGCCAACTTGCAAGAATCGGACTTCAATCTGTTGGAACCTTACCTGGTCGATGGTCTGCTCAAAAAAAATGGTCTGAACCACCCTGAAAAATACCTGCAGTTGAATCCCATGCATCTAGGCGAAATTTTGGGTGTCGATGCGGTGCTCATCAGCCGGGTCAACAAAATACAGCGTGCCTATTTGGTCCTGCATTCCTCCATAGAACTCAGCGTCTCGTTGCAAATGGTGGACACGCGGACCGGCGAAATTCTCTGGCGAGCCGAACAGACCGAAACGGATTCCCAGGGATTGTGGAAAATTCCTACAGGGATAACAGCCGCCGTCCTGTCCCCCATCTATTTTGTGACCAATAAACTCAATCTCAACCGGCTCACATCCAGGATGGTTAACAAACTGACCGCCGCCATCAAACACCCTTTCCAAAAAGAAAAGGAAGAAACATTTGAACAGCCGGTGATCACCGCCGCCGCGCGCCGCGATATTCTCCGGTTGGAAAACGCCGAAATAGTGAAAGCCAAGTGGGCTCAAAAAGAACTGGACGAATCCGAAGGGCCTGCTATTGCCTCCGCCAACCTGTTCCCCATTCCACCGGTGACGATCTCCGCCGGTTACCGATCCACGAGGCAAGTCGCCTCCCAAATACCGGAACCTGAAATTCAAAAAGTCTCTATCCTGACCAGTAAAACGATTGCATCCGAACCTTTGAAATTAACCCAAACATCCCCTTTTCTTTTCACCATTCAAGTGGGGGCCTACAAGACCAGGGCCTTTGCTGAAAAAATGATCCACTCCCTGGCCGACAAGGGATATCAGGCGTTCATCACCCTGCTCCCCACCAAGGAAAAATCTCTTATGTATCGGGTTCAGGTCGAAAAGTTTCAAGACAAAAACCAAGCTCACCAGCTCGCCCAAAAACTTGAGCGCAACGAAAACCTGAAAAATTTCGTCACCTCGTTGAACCCAGGGTGATCAGGATTGACCTCTGAACCGGTCCAATAGATCAAAGAAACGATCGATCTCGCTTTCCCTGTTGTAGAAATGCGGAGAGAGGCGAACCATCCCATTCCGCACGGTGAGAGACACCTGGTTGTCCGCCGCATAATCCGAGAACTTTTCAAGATCCATTTCGCAATTAAAAGAAATGCTTCCCGACCGCTCTTCAGGAATCACCGAGTTTAAAATTTTAAAATTCCGCCGCTG
The Nitrospinota bacterium DNA segment above includes these coding regions:
- a CDS encoding GHMP kinase; the protein is MIRSSAPTRIDLAGGTLDIWPLHLFFGNPPTVNAAINLYATVEIKPRRDKRIVVQSKDLNLKGDFPSVNAIPEGHALDLILKTVKFYSPKMGLEITTDCQAPAGSGIGGSSALNIALHGALNTLVGHRYLKSQLIEIARNIETQVISAPAGWQDYFPALYGGALAVRPGVLGVEFKRIPRPLDEMTQRFVLCYTGKPRQSGINNWEVVKDALDGKKKTINHLKKISQAALDMENVIFNDPLERLAPVFAAEWKARKALAPGISTPEMDRLIRSAMRSGALAAKVCGAGGGGCVAFFVKVDRKEQVQGALSKLGARVLDFRFVSRGLRVQTF
- a CDS encoding ABC transporter substrate-binding protein gives rise to the protein MLLFFSQSVFASEITKSVRTTIDEVINIVTNESLKTQVSIRRQKIREAIGKRFNFNQMVMRSLAEDWKSRTPQEQKEFQDLFKRLLENSYASKIESYSDEKINYVDEVIKGDYALVKTEIVRKDGTINVDYKLIRNDGEWMVYDFVIEGVSMIRNYRSQFAKIIRKDSYEVLVKKLSDKIQEIEANNGKSKSEEL
- a CDS encoding MMPL family transporter, coding for MGSRLFRIYEKVVLSNPRTWLVVIALLMIVFGLHARDFKLDASADSLVLENDDDLRYFRATNKIYGSDDFLVITYTPLDDLLSERSLEGLRGLKKDLSELARMDSVVSILTVPLLESPKVRISELGESTRTIETPGVDKELALKEFTESPIYRKLLASEDGKTTAILAKYKRDEKYFSLLEKRNDLREKKRNPGHLTAEEEKTLKQVSLEFKQYLAELNDLQDLEIAQVRAILDKYRDRAKIFLGGVTMITSDMMSFIANDISVFGIGVLLLMILVMWLFFRSKRWVTLPLLCCAAAVWLVVGTLGWLDWRITVISSNFISIVIIITLSLTIHLIVRYGELYAENPGLDQYSLVRETLRLMFQPCFYTSITTVVAFTSLVISGIRPVIDFGWIMTMGISLGFVLAFIIFPSFLSLMSPKGSVSNHDATKHLTHAVAMFSLGHKNKILVLTTVLILICVMGIFKLRVDNRFIDYFKTSTEIYQGLSVIDTKLGGTTPLDIIIEADQDFFVYLKELEQQKGKKDTFDDPFRELEDEVEENYWFHPDKLLEVEKIHDYLEALPAIGKVLSIATTLKVVRSLSGDKVPDDYDLTLYRKLFPEEPKKSFLDPYLSADANQIRVSLRIEETDPKLNRTELIAKIKQFLVDEMKISEERIRFTGMTVLYNNMLQSLYRSQILTLGLVFLAILFMFFILFRRFYLALLAMIPNIFSSLVVLGLMGWLDIPLDMMTITIASITIGIAVDDTIHYIHRFQSEFAADPKYVDGVLRCHGSIGRAMYYTSITITVGFSILTLSNFIPTINFGLLTGLAMVLALLGDLILLPLLIVMFKPLGPELKVA
- a CDS encoding DUF799 family lipoprotein → MHNFPKRVLTVMICCLVLVSCASPQVQVSKYFENKTASPKTVAILPFTMEKNVNEEESPNVIFRDVFFNNFSFLGYNDMPLDEVDQKLHHAGVPIEDAAKLRHHELKRILGVDAVIRGHLLEVNNFTAGFHAETLIHAKLEMLDLKTGNSLWEVDHTERSYSGIASPTIVDIIQEQVANAKVKQAYYKNAEMFCQQILSQIPDPAADRVGEVKLPMISSIETNVKADQKLKISDSIYVSMRGQAGLQATFDIGSWRTSIPMQEISPGLYTGTYVVKNGDQVLSAFIIGTLKDPKGLASKKYYKTALATIGKSEK
- a CDS encoding DUF799 family lipoprotein, which encodes MKPRKFNMKQSSWAVRGLILAILGFSLSACTTDLQTKVSGNLNLLSHKQTIAILPMEVVDKSQREAANMFRRTLYANLQESDFNLLEPYLVDGLLKKNGLNHPEKYLQLNPMHLGEILGVDAVLISRVNKIQRAYLVLHSSIELSVSLQMVDTRTGEILWRAEQTETDSQGLWKIPTGITAAVLSPIYFVTNKLNLNRLTSRMVNKLTAAIKHPFQKEKEETFEQPVITAAARRDILRLENAEIVKAKWAQKELDESEGPAIASANLFPIPPVTISAGYRSTRQVASQIPEPEIQKVSILTSKTIASEPLKLTQTSPFLFTIQVGAYKTRAFAEKMIHSLADKGYQAFITLLPTKEKSLMYRVQVEKFQDKNQAHQLAQKLERNENLKNFVTSLNPG